The sequence CCGAGAACACCTCGCGGTAGCGCTGGTGCCCGGCCATGAAGGTGCCCAGCAGCAGGCTGAGCGGGAACTGCACCACGTAGCTGAGCACCGTCATCAGCAGCGTCAGCCACATCGCGTTGAGCGTCACCGGGTTCTGGAACACGTGCAGCCAGGCCGAGAGCCCCGCGAACTCCGGCGTGCCGAGCCCGTCCCAGGCGTAGAAGGACAGCACCACCACGCCCGCCAGGGGCAGCAGCGCGAACACGCCGAAGAAGCTCAGCGCCGGGGCCAGCAGCCAGTTGCTGGGCCCGGTGCGCAGCCGACGGCGCGGCAGGCCCGGCCCGTCGGCGGCCCCGGCGGCCCCGACGGACCCGCCCGCGCTGCCGACGGGGGCGGAGCCCCTGGCGCTGGTGTCCTGCTGTGGCTGCCCCGTGCTCATGCCGAGAGGGTCGCGTTCATCGAGTCGACGAACTCCTCCGGCGTGATCTCACCGAGGAAGATCCGCGAGAGGTTGTTCAGCAGCTCCTGCGCCGGGGCGGGGGCCAGGGCCTGGTCCCAGGAGAGCTGGAAGTGCGGAGCGCTGAGCACCATGTCGTAGGCGAAGGAGAGGAACTCCTCGTCGTCGAGCCCGGCGAACTTCTCCTCGAGGCCCTCGACGGCCGGGATCGCGCCCATCTCCAGGAAGCTCTGCACCATGTCGTCGTTGAGGTTGTAGTCGTTGAGGTACTGGATCGCCAGCTCTTGGACGTCCTCGTCGGCGTCGGCCGAGATCGACCAGTAGTTCGCGGGGTTGCCCACCACGTTCGCCGGGTCGCCCGAGCCGTCCTCCTTCGCGGGGAAGTTCAGGAAGCCCAGGTTGCCCTCGGCCACGAAGTCCGGGGCGTCCTGCTTGAAGGTGCCGTAGACCCAGCTGCCCTGCAGCAGCATCGCGGCCTGGCCGGTGTGCACGAGGGCGGCATCCGCGCCCGCGTCGGCGGCGACGGACCCGAAGGCGTTGCCGAAGGCGCCGGCCTCCACCAGCTCGATGATCGCCTCGAGGGCCTCGGTGATCGCGGGATCGGACCAGGCATCCTCCTCCCCGGCGACGATGTTCTCGAACACTTCCTCGCCGCCGATCCGGTCGGTGAGGTACTGGATGTACATCAGCTCCGGCCACACGCTCTGCCCTGCCAGGGAGATCGGGATGATGCCGGCCGCGGAGAAGGTCTCCACCGCGGTCAGCAGCTCCTCCCAGGTGGTGGGCGGGGTGACGGAGTGCTCCTCGAACAGGGCGGTGTTGTAGTAGAGGACCACCGGCTGGGTGTCGTTGTTGGGCACCCCGTACTGCTTGCCGTCGATCTCGCCGACGGTGTTGATCGACTCGATCGTGCGGGAGAGCACGTCGTCGACCTTGCCGGTGAGGTCGATGACGGAATCGTTGGCGACGTAGTCGTCGAGGGTGCCGCCGGCCCAGTTGAACACCAGGGTCGGAGCGTTGCCGGAGCCGATCGCGGTGCGGATCTTCTCCTTGTAGGAGTCGTTGGCGAAGAACTCCACGGCGAAG comes from Brachybacterium faecium DSM 4810 and encodes:
- a CDS encoding ABC-type sugar transport system, periplasmic component (PFAM: Bacterial extracellular solute-binding protein); amino-acid sequence: MMHPTRRTTLAGLGLTLPVLAGLSACGGGKKPTGGAGSPSSLSVWALTGAKEDTYQASFDAWNEDHPNDSFAVEFFANDSYKEKIRTAIGSGNAPTLVFNWAGGTLDDYVANDSVIDLTGKVDDVLSRTIESINTVGEIDGKQYGVPNNDTQPVVLYYNTALFEEHSVTPPTTWEELLTAVETFSAAGIIPISLAGQSVWPELMYIQYLTDRIGGEEVFENIVAGEEDAWSDPAITEALEAIIELVEAGAFGNAFGSVAADAGADAALVHTGQAAMLLQGSWVYGTFKQDAPDFVAEGNLGFLNFPAKEDGSGDPANVVGNPANYWSISADADEDVQELAIQYLNDYNLNDDMVQSFLEMGAIPAVEGLEEKFAGLDDEEFLSFAYDMVLSAPHFQLSWDQALAPAPAQELLNNLSRIFLGEITPEEFVDSMNATLSA